One window of Fusobacterium polymorphum genomic DNA carries:
- the thrS gene encoding threonine--tRNA ligase, translating to MLVKYNGENKEYNSNVNMFEIAKGISNSLAKKSVGAKVDGKNVDMSYVLDHDAEVEFIDIDSPEGEDIVRHSTAHLMAQAVLRLYPDTKVTIGPVIENGFYYDFDPVEQFTEEDLEKIEAEMKKIVKENIKLEKYVLPRDEAIDYFRDVDKNKYKVEIVEGIPQGEQVSFYKQGDFTDLCRGTHVPSTGYLKAFKLRTVAGAYWRGNSKNKMLQRIYGYSFSNEDRLKKHLKLMEEAEKRDHRKLGKELELFFLSEYGPGFPFFLPKGMVIRNVLIDLWRKEHEKAKYLQLETPIMLNKELWEVSGHWFNYRENMYTSEIDELEFAIKPMNCPGGVLSFKHQLHSYKDLPARLAELGRVHRHEFSGALHGLMRVRSFTQDDSHIFMTPDQVQDEIIGVVNLIDKFYSKLFGFEYEIELSTKPEKAIGSQEIWDMAEAALAGALDKLGRKYKINPGDGAFYGPKLDFKIKDAIGRMWQCGTIQLDFNLPERFDVTYIGEDGEKHRPVMLHRVIYGSIERFIGILIEHYAGAFPMWLAPVQVKVLTLNDECIPYAKEIMNKLEELGIRAELDDRNETIGYKIREANGRYKIPMQLIIGKNEVENKEVNIRRFGSKDQFSKSLDEFYNYVVDEATIKFDK from the coding sequence ATGTTAGTAAAATATAATGGAGAAAACAAAGAATATAACAGTAATGTTAATATGTTTGAAATAGCAAAAGGAATTTCAAATTCTCTTGCTAAAAAATCAGTTGGAGCAAAAGTTGATGGAAAAAATGTAGATATGTCTTATGTGTTAGATCATGATGCAGAAGTTGAATTCATAGATATTGACAGTCCAGAAGGAGAAGATATAGTAAGACATTCAACAGCTCACTTGATGGCACAAGCTGTATTAAGACTATATCCTGATACAAAGGTTACAATAGGACCAGTTATAGAAAATGGATTTTATTATGACTTTGACCCAGTTGAACAATTTACAGAAGAAGATTTAGAAAAAATTGAAGCAGAAATGAAGAAAATTGTTAAAGAGAATATAAAATTGGAAAAATATGTATTACCAAGAGATGAAGCTATTGACTATTTTAGAGATGTAGATAAAAATAAATATAAAGTTGAAATTGTTGAAGGAATTCCACAAGGAGAACAAGTTTCATTCTATAAACAAGGAGATTTTACAGATTTATGTAGAGGAACACATGTTCCTTCAACTGGGTATTTAAAAGCATTTAAGTTAAGAACAGTTGCAGGAGCATATTGGAGAGGAAACTCAAAAAATAAAATGCTTCAAAGAATATATGGTTATTCTTTCTCTAATGAAGACAGATTAAAGAAACATTTAAAACTTATGGAAGAAGCAGAAAAAAGAGATCATAGAAAATTAGGAAAAGAATTAGAATTATTTTTCCTAAGTGAATATGGACCAGGATTCCCATTCTTTTTACCAAAAGGAATGGTAATTAGAAATGTTTTAATTGATTTATGGAGAAAAGAACATGAAAAAGCTAAATACTTACAATTAGAAACTCCTATAATGCTTAATAAAGAGTTATGGGAAGTTTCAGGACACTGGTTTAATTACAGAGAAAATATGTATACATCAGAAATAGATGAGTTAGAATTTGCTATAAAACCAATGAACTGTCCAGGTGGGGTATTATCTTTTAAACACCAATTACATTCATATAAAGACTTACCAGCAAGACTTGCAGAGCTAGGTAGAGTTCATAGACATGAATTTTCTGGTGCATTACATGGACTTATGAGAGTAAGATCATTTACACAAGATGATTCTCATATATTTATGACTCCTGATCAAGTTCAAGATGAAATTATAGGTGTTGTAAACCTTATAGATAAATTCTATAGTAAATTGTTTGGTTTTGAATATGAAATAGAACTTTCAACTAAACCAGAAAAAGCAATAGGTTCTCAAGAAATTTGGGATATGGCAGAAGCTGCACTTGCAGGAGCATTAGATAAATTAGGTAGAAAGTATAAAATAAATCCAGGAGATGGAGCATTTTATGGACCTAAACTAGATTTTAAAATAAAAGATGCCATTGGAAGAATGTGGCAATGTGGAACTATTCAACTTGATTTTAACCTACCAGAAAGATTTGATGTAACTTATATAGGTGAAGATGGAGAAAAACATAGACCAGTAATGCTTCATAGAGTTATATATGGTTCAATAGAAAGATTTATTGGAATTTTAATAGAACACTATGCAGGTGCTTTCCCTATGTGGCTTGCACCAGTTCAAGTAAAAGTTTTAACTCTTAATGATGAATGTATTCCTTATGCAAAAGAAATTATGAATAAATTAGAAGAATTAGGAATTAGAGCAGAACTTGATGATAGAAATGAAACTATTGGATATAAAATAAGAGAAGCTAATGGAAGATATAAGATTCCTATGCAATTAATAATTGGTAAAAATGAAGTTGAAAATAAAGAAGTAAATATTAGAAGATTTGGTTCAAAAGATCAGTTCTCTAAATCACTTGATGAATTTTATAATTATGTAGTTGATGAAGCTACAATAAAATTTGACAAATAA
- the smpB gene encoding SsrA-binding protein SmpB produces MIIANNKKAFFDYFIEEKYEAGIELKGSEVKSIKAGKVSIKESFVRIINDEIFIMGMSVVPWEFGSVYNPEERRVRKLLLHRKEIKKIHEKVKIKGYTIVPLDVHLSKGYVKIQIAIAKGKKTYDKRESIAKKDQERNLKREFKSNNR; encoded by the coding sequence ATGATAATTGCAAATAATAAAAAAGCTTTTTTTGATTACTTCATAGAAGAAAAATATGAAGCAGGAATTGAGTTAAAAGGTAGTGAAGTAAAATCAATTAAAGCAGGTAAAGTTAGTATAAAAGAATCTTTTGTAAGAATTATAAATGATGAAATATTCATAATGGGAATGTCAGTTGTTCCTTGGGAATTTGGAAGTGTTTATAATCCAGAAGAGAGAAGAGTTAGAAAATTACTTTTACATAGAAAAGAAATAAAAAAAATTCATGAAAAAGTAAAAATAAAAGGCTATACAATAGTTCCTTTGGATGTTCATTTATCAAAGGGCTATGTAAAAATACAAATTGCAATAGCCAAAGGTAAAAAAACTTATGATAAGAGAGAAAGTATAGCTAAGAAAGATCAAGAAAGAAATTTAAAAAGAGAATTTAAAAGTAACAATAGATAA
- the rnr gene encoding ribonuclease R: MNLEKDLEKIKELLKDVKYLTLDQITSFLDWSPKKKKDNKTIILSWIDSGDLVMDKKHRLSLPENSGYVKGVFRIIKNKFAFVDRENSEEKEGIFIPKDEFNNALDGDTVLVEITEKKKSDKGAEGRVVKIIEHRKNTVVGILEKSKNFAFVIPTGSFGKDIYIPNSKIANADNRDLVAVEITFWGDDDRKPEGKIIKVLGSSTNSKNMIEALIYREGLSEEFSNEAMQQTKEVIKEKIDYSNRKDLTKLPIITIDGADAKDLDDAVYVEKLENGNYKLIVAIADVSHYVKKDTVLDLEARHRGNSVYLVDRVLPMFPKEISNGICSLNEKEEKLTFSCEMEIDLKGDVVNYEVYKSVIKSVHRMTYKDVNAILDGDKDLINEYSDIYEMLKQMLELSKILRAKKFTRGSIDFELPELKVVLDEDNNKVEKVLLRDRGEGEKIIEDFMIAANETVAERIYWLELASIYRTHEKPDREKIVVLNEILAKFGYKIPNFDNLHPKQFQEIIERSKDKETSMLVHKTILRALKQARYTVEDIGHFGLSSSHYTHFTSPIRRYADLMVHRVLFSSIDNSVKQLKLADLDEIAQHISKTERVAMKVEDESVRIKLVEYMQKRVGETFNVMVTGFAQKKVFFETDEHIECSWDVTTAINYYVFNEENYCMEDTNSDTVFRLGDKIDVVLKRADLLTLEITVVPLDDF, translated from the coding sequence ATGAATTTAGAAAAAGACTTAGAAAAAATTAAGGAACTTTTAAAAGATGTTAAATATTTAACTTTAGATCAAATAACAAGTTTTCTTGATTGGTCACCTAAAAAGAAAAAAGATAATAAAACCATAATTTTATCTTGGATAGATTCAGGAGATTTAGTTATGGATAAAAAACATAGACTTTCATTACCAGAAAATTCAGGTTATGTAAAGGGAGTTTTTAGAATTATAAAAAATAAATTTGCTTTTGTAGATAGAGAAAATTCAGAAGAAAAAGAAGGAATATTTATTCCAAAAGATGAATTTAATAATGCTTTAGATGGAGATACTGTTTTAGTTGAGATAACAGAAAAGAAAAAAAGTGACAAAGGTGCAGAAGGTAGAGTAGTAAAAATAATTGAACATAGAAAAAATACAGTTGTTGGAATTTTAGAAAAAAGTAAAAATTTTGCTTTTGTTATTCCAACAGGTTCTTTTGGTAAAGATATCTATATACCAAATTCTAAAATAGCTAATGCAGATAATAGAGATTTAGTTGCAGTTGAAATCACATTTTGGGGAGATGATGATAGAAAACCAGAAGGAAAAATTATAAAGGTTTTAGGTTCATCAACAAATAGTAAAAATATGATAGAAGCTTTGATTTATAGAGAAGGTTTAAGTGAAGAATTCTCTAATGAAGCAATGCAACAAACTAAGGAAGTTATAAAAGAAAAAATAGATTATTCAAATAGAAAAGATTTAACAAAACTACCAATAATTACAATAGATGGAGCAGATGCAAAAGACTTAGATGATGCTGTTTATGTTGAAAAATTAGAAAATGGCAACTATAAGTTGATAGTTGCAATAGCAGATGTTTCTCACTATGTAAAAAAAGATACTGTTTTAGATTTAGAGGCTAGACATAGAGGAAATTCAGTATATTTAGTAGATAGAGTTTTACCAATGTTTCCAAAGGAAATTTCAAATGGAATTTGTTCTTTAAATGAAAAAGAAGAAAAGTTGACTTTTTCTTGTGAAATGGAAATAGACTTAAAAGGAGATGTTGTAAATTATGAAGTCTATAAGTCAGTTATAAAATCCGTTCATAGAATGACATATAAGGATGTAAATGCAATCTTAGATGGAGATAAAGATTTAATAAATGAATATTCAGATATCTATGAAATGTTAAAGCAAATGCTAGAATTATCTAAAATATTAAGAGCTAAGAAGTTTACAAGAGGAAGTATTGATTTTGAACTTCCTGAGCTAAAAGTCGTTTTAGATGAAGATAATAATAAAGTAGAAAAAGTTCTTTTAAGAGATAGAGGAGAAGGAGAAAAAATCATAGAAGATTTTATGATAGCAGCAAATGAAACTGTTGCAGAAAGAATATATTGGTTAGAACTTGCCTCAATCTACAGAACACATGAAAAACCTGATAGAGAAAAAATAGTTGTATTAAATGAAATACTTGCAAAATTTGGATATAAGATACCAAACTTTGATAATCTTCATCCTAAACAATTTCAAGAAATTATTGAAAGATCTAAGGATAAAGAAACAAGTATGCTAGTTCATAAAACTATATTAAGAGCTTTAAAACAAGCAAGATATACAGTTGAAGATATAGGGCACTTTGGATTATCTTCTTCACATTATACACATTTTACTTCTCCAATAAGAAGATATGCTGATTTAATGGTTCATAGAGTTCTATTTTCAAGTATAGATAATTCTGTAAAACAATTAAAACTGGCAGATTTAGATGAGATAGCTCAACATATTTCTAAAACAGAAAGAGTAGCTATGAAAGTTGAAGATGAAAGTGTAAGAATAAAACTTGTTGAATATATGCAAAAGAGAGTTGGAGAAACTTTTAATGTTATGGTTACAGGTTTTGCACAAAAGAAAGTATTTTTTGAAACAGATGAACATATAGAATGTAGTTGGGATGTTACAACTGCAATCAATTATTATGTTTTTAATGAAGAGAATTATTGTATGGAAGATACTAATAGTGATACAGTTTTTCGTTTAGGTGATAAAATAGATGTTGTTTTAAAAAGAGCAGATTTATTAACCTTAGAAATTACTGTGGTACCACTAGATGATTTTTAA
- a CDS encoding RNA-guided endonuclease InsQ/TnpB family protein, with the protein MVRYLFKNINKTIKFKKLKKKLKREQRKMSRSIEYSKSKKIKLKECKNFNRKKLKVQKLFYRLNCIRDDYNNKIVDEITRAKLKYITIEDLKVSNMMKNKHLSKAIQEQNFYAIRTKLINKCKERNIELRLVDTFYPSSKTCSCCGEIKKDLKLNDRIYKCCNCGLEIDRDYNASINLEKAKIYKVIA; encoded by the coding sequence ATGGTAAGATATTTATTTAAAAATATAAATAAAACAATTAAATTTAAGAAGTTAAAAAAGAAACTTAAAAGAGAGCAAAGAAAGATGTCAAGGAGTATAGAATACTCAAAGTCTAAGAAAATAAAATTAAAAGAATGTAAAAACTTTAATAGGAAAAAGTTAAAAGTACAAAAATTATTTTATAGATTAAATTGTATTAGAGATGATTATAATAATAAAATAGTAGATGAAATAACAAGAGCCAAGTTAAAATACATTACCATTGAAGATTTAAAAGTATCTAATATGATGAAGAATAAACATCTTTCAAAAGCAATACAAGAACAAAATTTCTATGCGATAAGGACTAAACTTATTAATAAATGTAAAGAAAGAAATATAGAACTAAGGTTAGTAGATACATTCTATCCTAGTAGTAAAACTTGTTCTTGTTGTGGAGAAATTAAAAAAGATTTAAAACTTAATGATAGGATTTATAAATGTTGTAATTGTGGTTTAGAAATAGATAGAGATTATAATGCAAGTATAAATCTTGAAAAGGCAAAAATATATAAAGTAATAGCATAG
- a CDS encoding RNA-guided endonuclease InsQ/TnpB family protein produces the protein MYKALKIELKLTVAQKIKVCQTIGTERFIYNEYIKYNQEQYKLGNKFISANDFSKYLNNIYLPNNPDKKWIKDVSSKSVKQAIIYEEQAFKRFFKGLSAFPVFKKKGKNELGAYFVKNNKTDFEFYRHKIKIPTLKFVRVKEYGYIPKNANIKSGTITKIADKYFLSLIIEVKDIVKTENTSTKGLGIDLGIKDMAICSNGKIFI, from the coding sequence ATGTATAAAGCACTAAAGATAGAATTAAAACTAACAGTGGCACAGAAGATAAAAGTATGTCAGACTATTGGTACTGAAAGATTTATATATAATGAATATATTAAATATAATCAAGAACAATATAAATTAGGTAATAAATTTATTAGTGCTAATGATTTTTCTAAATATCTTAATAATATATATCTTCCTAATAATCCTGATAAAAAATGGATAAAAGATGTTTCTTCTAAGTCTGTTAAGCAGGCTATTATTTATGAAGAACAAGCATTTAAAAGATTTTTTAAAGGTTTAAGTGCTTTTCCAGTTTTTAAGAAAAAAGGTAAAAATGAATTAGGTGCATATTTTGTTAAAAATAATAAAACTGACTTTGAATTTTATAGGCATAAAATAAAGATACCTACATTAAAATTTGTAAGAGTAAAAGAATATGGATACATTCCTAAAAATGCTAATATTAAAAGTGGTACTATAACTAAAATAGCTGATAAATACTTCTTATCACTTATTATTGAAGTAAAAGATATAGTCAAAACTGAAAATACAAGTACAAAAGGTTTAGGAATAGATTTAGGTATAAAAGATATGGCTATATGTTCTAATGGTAAGATATTTATTTAA
- the yqeK gene encoding bis(5'-nucleosyl)-tetraphosphatase (symmetrical) YqeK, which produces MKYNFKELKEIVKSKMSLKRFTHTLGVVEMSEKLAKIYNADIEKCKVAALLHDICKEMDMEYIKNICKNNFMSELSEEDLENNEILHGFAGSYYVKNELGIDDKEILFAIKYHTVVTKNMTLVEKIVYIADAIEYGRNYPSVVEIREETFKNLNRGILMEIEHKEKYLESIGKKSHPNTEKLKKELLKKEELKTVNKII; this is translated from the coding sequence ATGAAATATAATTTTAAAGAATTAAAAGAAATTGTAAAATCAAAAATGAGTTTAAAAAGATTTACACATACACTTGGTGTTGTAGAAATGTCAGAGAAGTTAGCAAAAATATATAATGCTGATATTGAAAAATGTAAAGTAGCTGCTTTACTTCATGATATATGTAAAGAAATGGATATGGAGTATATAAAAAATATTTGTAAAAATAATTTTATGAGTGAATTATCAGAAGAAGATTTAGAAAATAATGAAATATTACATGGCTTTGCAGGATCTTATTATGTTAAAAATGAATTAGGAATTGATGATAAAGAAATTTTATTTGCAATAAAATATCATACTGTTGTTACAAAAAATATGACATTGGTTGAAAAAATTGTATACATTGCAGATGCCATAGAATATGGAAGAAATTATCCAAGTGTTGTGGAAATAAGAGAAGAGACATTTAAGAATTTAAATAGAGGTATCCTTATGGAGATAGAGCATAAAGAAAAGTATTTAGAGAGTATAGGAAAGAAATCACATCCTAATACAGAGAAGTTAAAAAAAGAACTTTTGAAAAAAGAGGAGCTAAAAACAGTTAATAAAATTATATAG